From a region of the Triticum aestivum cultivar Chinese Spring chromosome 7D, IWGSC CS RefSeq v2.1, whole genome shotgun sequence genome:
- the LOC123168705 gene encoding histone H3.2 gives IPPFSSNPPRRKVPISISISKPQQQQPIPRRRSAPAAPMARTKQTARKSTGGKAPRKQLATKAARKSAPATGGVKKPHRFRPGTVALREIRKYQKSTELLIRKLPFQRLVREIAQDFKTDLRFQSSAVSALQEAAEAYLVGLFEDTNLCAIHAKRVTIMPKDIQLARRIRGERA, from the coding sequence ATCCCCCCATTCTCCAGCAACCCACCACGGCGAAAAGTCCCAATCTCAATCTCCATCTCCAAACCGCAGCAGCAGCAACCCATCCCTCGCCGCCGGTCGGCCCCAGCAGCTCCGATGGCCCGCACCAAGCAGACGGCCCGCAAGTCCACCGGCGGCAAGGCGCCGAGGAAGCAGCTGGCCACCAAGGCGGCTCGCAAGTCCGCCCCGGCCACCGGCGGCGTGAAGAAGCCGCACCGCTTCCGCCCGGGAACCGTGGCGCTCCGGGAGATCCGCAAGTACCAGAAGAGCACGGAGCTGCTGATCCGCAAGCTCCCCTTCCAGCGCCTCGTGCGGGAGATCGCGCAGGACTTCAAGACCGACCTCCGCTTCCAGTCCTCCGCCGTCTCCGCCCTTCAGGAGGCCGCCGAGGCCTATTTGGTGGGGCTCTTCGAGGACACCAACCTGTGCGCCATCCACGCCAAGCGCGTCACcatcatgcccaaggacatccaGCTCGCCCGCCGGATCCGAGGGGAGCGCGCCTAG